GCTGGTTGTTCAGTGATTGCGCGATTGAAGCAATCAGCTCTTCAAATCTCTCGATATCCTTAAAGGTCATATTCGTGTCGAGAATTTCAGCAGGTTGGTCGCTGTTGAGAACCATTACCCACTCATCGATATCGCAGGGTTTCTTGGGCTGTTGGTGCAGAAGGAATCCCACCATTGACCTAGCGTTTATTCCCAATGTATCTACCATGGAGTTAATGTCACGATAGAGCCGTTCGACCTGGCCGGCGATACCTGGCTTTGCAGTCTCGCACATGTAGTTTTGGTGGGGCAAGAATGGATCCAGGGTATCAACAGGCTCGACAGGCTGAGCCAGTTCATCACGGAGTCTatcgtcctcatcatcatcagacAAAGATAGaacatcatcttcttgaaGCTGAGCTGCTGCATGTGCGCGTGCTTGCTTCTCTTGCTCCTCGCGAGCAACATCGCTAGCCTTTCTCAGATGGCCATCACGCTGGGCAATTTGGGTAAGGGATGCCTTGCGCGAGTGTAACGCGCCTGTAGACCCTTTACGGCCATGTGATTTCTCAGAGAATAGCACGTTCTTTTTCGGCGCGGCCCGAACCGGACTCGGTGACCGGTAGGGTTCACGATTACTTTGGGCAATGGGGCCCGGTGGAGGAAGCAGTGGCTGCTTGGGAATCTCCCCGAATAGCTGCCGGGGAAGACGGGCTTGATCATCTGCATTACGAGCAGGGCTGCTAAAGAAACCTCTGGTGGAGCTTTGCTCAGAAACAGCGCCAAACGAGCTGTGGGTCGATTgcttggatttggagattATTGCTTCATCGTGTGTGATTTCTTCGCCGCTGTCACTAAAATCCGACTCATCTGCGGCCTCGGAATCTCCATCGGAGATGCCAGATTCGTCAGATTCATCGGGGATTGGAGTTGCCTCCTCGAAGAATTTAGTCTTTGGCTTTGCGGTAAAGTTGGGCGGGAGAGGTGCGTCCTCGGGGACAACCGCAGCCTCGGACTTTCTGGGCTTTGTTAGGAAGTCTGGAGGAAGGGGAGCGTCGTCAATCTTGGGTGCAGACTGCTTCCGAGTGAGGAAGTCGGGGGGAAGAGGAGCGTCGTCCGTCTTCGGAACAGGCTTTTTGGTGAGGAAATCGGGGGGAAGAGGGGCGTCGTCCGTCTTAGGTgcaatcttcttctttgaaaGGAAATCAGGCGGTAGAGGGGCGTCATCATCAGCTTTCGGTGAAGACTTCTTCGCCTTGGTGAAATCAGGAGGAAGCGGGGCATCCTCAGCCGCATAACTAGCCGGGGTGATAGGATCTGGTGGCAATGGCGTCTCCACATTGATGCTCGATGTGTTAGACCAAGTCTTCTTGGGCGTCTCTGTCTTATCAGATAGTGCTGACAATGAGCTGGTCACGCGCTTTTGGTCAGCAGTAGTGCCAAACATCGAGAATGCTGGCTTCGGGTTTTCGGCCGGAGTCATTGCCTTTGAGAACTGCGTCTTTGAACTGAACATGGATGTGGGAGTCTGTGAAGCAGGCTTGCTTGCCCCGCCGAAAATTGAAAAAGTCTCCTTATTCACAGGTTCGATCTCTTCAGCGTCATCCATTGATTCACTCGGCGACGAGCTTCCCTTGCGGGGCGTTGAAACCATCTCGTCGAAGGAGCCACCAAATGAGAGCGATCCGGAAGAAGTTTTGTTTGCTTTTGGCAAATCATTGGCAGCCGAACCATCGCCCTTGAAGGTAGACTTGAGTTCAAAGCCACCTTGCGCGGCGCCAAAGGGATTCTTGACCTTGCTGGACGCTGGAGGTGGGAACGAAGTCGGGACTTGAGGCTTGGATCCAAAGGGCGAAGCAGAGCTGTTGGCGAAAGCACTTTGACCAGCAGAAGCGTTTGCGAATGGCGACCCTTTCGATTGCGTTACCGCAAATGGTGACTCGCCCGCCTTCACGGTTGCAAAGCTACTGAAGCCATCTCCACCGGAGAAGGGGCTGAAACCACCACCGGATGCTGCAAATTTGGCCCCGAATGGGTTTGCCGGGGAGCTAGACTGTCCAAAGCCAGGTCCCTTAGTACCAAAGCCAGACTGCCCGAACTTTGGCTGTGCAGGGGTACCGAGGGTGCCGAATGATACGCCAGGCTGAGAGGGGGTCCCAAAAGCGTGAGCAGGGGCCGGGGACGACGTCTTTCCAAAGGGGGAAGTGCTTCCACCAAGCTGGGAGAGACTGCTAAATGCTGGAGCACTTTGTTTCCCAAGCCCAGTCGCGCCCATAGTCGAAGCTCCTGGGGCCGATGGGCTACCAAAGGGAGAAGCTCCCGCAGAGTTGCTGAAAGCTGACTGGCCAAATGACTGTAGAGATCCAAACGATGGCTGGCAAAGCGTAGTTTTCTGTGCAGAGGTTGGGGCCGGGGTTGAAGCTACTGCCTGTGGCTGAGAGTGAGCTTGCATTGCCTGATCAGACGAAATCAACCCCGAGTACGGGATGTTTTGGCGAATGGAATCAGCGTAAACGAACCACCAAGACGAAAGAATACCATCATTATTCAAAAGAAGCACCCCGGGAAGGGGCGTCGAGCTCTCCAAGATATCAGAACCCGGAAGGGGCGCAACAACATTTTCCGTAGCTGACAGGTTTTGTGCTAGGCCAATGACTGATGTCTCATCTCCAGAGTCTTTCAACGGCACACTGGCACGTTTGGTGTCGTCGCTTACTTCTGTGGTCATGAACTGACCAACATGAGATTTTGTTCGATCATCATTCGCCAGAGGTTGGTCGGATCGCGTGATAAGTCCGAGATCAGTAGACGCAGTTGACGCCACGATCAAGACATCTCTCAAGTGAGGCTTGTATTCTCTAATTCTGGTGATAAATTGGTATGCGGGGCCACGCTTCAGCATAAAGCCCATAGTAGAGCAGACTTCTGGCAATTTCTGGATGAGGAACGGTGCCTGCTTGCGACGGGTTATGATATAGTATGAAGAAGGTGGGTTCATTCCCATATCGTCCTCCGAAACATTTGGTGTGTACGTGACGAAGAAAACATCGTTTTCAAGCCATGCGATGGATGAGACTGTACAATCGTAAGTAAAAGTACATCGTTGGCTCAGACAATTATTTGAAACTTACTGTGGCAATCTCCCTCCAAATCGGACGGCCGAGGAACTTCAGCCTTTTTCGTTCCATCTGGAGTCATCTGGTATCCAGTGCCATCAGCCAATCCAGCAATAAGCTGCTTTCCTTTGTTGCTCCACGAAGCACAGCTGACACCATCCTTGAGAACTGGGCCATTCGGTCCAGGAAGTAGGCTCCCAGCCTTAAGATCAGCGATAAGAAGATCGCCGTTCATGGTTACCAGCGCGACAAGTGTCGAGGAAGGGTCAGGGTTTGGTGCCAATGCTCGCAGCGACACGCCATTTGTAGGAATTGAAATGGCTGGCTGCGCATTTCCTTGTGTGAGAGCGTTTGTATCAAAAACCGAGATCCCAGGGCCATTCTCCGTGGCGAGGATCAACCCGTCTTCGCCCGGTGTGAATGCCACATGAGTGGGACGAGAAGGAAGGGGAATTGTGGCGATGGGTTTGAATGGCTTCGTTTTCTCCATATCTTCTCCAGCCGGCGCCTCGATGGACTTTCTGACGACATCTGTTGTACTGATTACCAGCGTATCTGGGCCAGCGCCAACAACGAGGCCTTTGATGTGTGCGACAGCCAGAAGTGAGGAAGTAGGAGCAGGAAGCGCGTTGTCGGGCCATGCAGTTGGGAGGAAGCGGATATTTGCGTCCCCGGAGACGCCTTTGAAACCGACTTCCTACACATACGTTAGAGAGGCTCATGCTGAGTGAGAGTTGTGGTGGCTTAGACATACATCGGTAAAGACATCGGGAAGCTCTGAACCAAGCTCCGCAGAGGTGCTTTCCCCAGCGGGGTTGGACGCACCGAAGTTGAAAGCCATTCCTGAGCTTTTCAGAATTAAAATTCCCAAAAGGAGAACGTGTGCTTTCGCTTAGAGGAGAGCTATATCTGAGAGCATTAGGTAAAGGTGAGTTTGGAGGTGTGAAGAGCGATGTGTCGATGGAGTGACTGAGGGCTCTGGGAGAAGAGGTCAAGAATATGCGCGAAAATCTTTGAGGCTGCGCGGCTTCCCAAGAATTAGAAGACAAGCAACGGGaaaaaattgaagaaacGGGTATCGCCGACGCGCAAAATgttgaagagagagaagtcAAGAAAGACTACATAGAGAGAGTATTGAATTCGAAAATAATGCCCGGGCAAAAACACCTTGTTTCTGCCTGGTAATTAAGGCGCCAATTTAGGCTGCGGGAGCTTCGTCACTCCAAACAGCTCACTTCCTCTTCACTTCCATCTCCAGCTTGCTACCTCATTCGTCCATCCATCCTTCTAGATCTCCCCCCACCTTCGAAAATCGCTCTGTTGTCTTCCTACACCTGCTTTCTATCTCGATTTTTAGTTTAGCTGGTCGCGAACACCAGCGTTTTCACGATGCCGGGCTTCGACTTCACAAACTACAACCGCAATGCGGCGCTTCACGCTAGGGGTGTTCCCCTTCCCAAGGCCACAAGTACCGGTACAACAATTGTGGGCTGTATCTACGATAAGGGTGTTGTGGTACGGTACCCAGCGATGCGAGGAGATTTATATGAGCCGTGACCTAGGAGCTGACTCGAACCACCAATACAGATTGCAGCAGATACCCGAGCTACCAGCGGTCCCATAGTAGCAGACAAGGTAAAACACACTGATCAGATTATGTGCATTTTTCTGCTAGAAGGTATTTGACATTCTTTGTCTCTAGAACTGCGAGAAGCTTCACTACATCTCACCGAAGATCTGGTGTGCTGGAGCCGGTACCGCCGCCGATACCGAATTCACCACAGCACTCATCAGCTCCAACGTCGAACTTCACTCGCTATCAACGGGTCGCGACCCCCGTGTGATCACCTGTATGACAATGCTCAAGCAGCACCTCTTCCGGTACCAGGGCCACATCGGAGCGTACCTTGTTGTTGCAGGCGTGGACCCGACCGGCACGGGACTGTACACTGTGCACGCACACGGATCGACGGACAAGCTGCCGTATGTGACGATGGGATCCGGATCTCTGGCTGCGATGTCTGTGTTTGAGTCGACCTGGCAACCAAACCTGGACCGACAGGGCGCCATCGATATCTGCGCGGAGGCAATCAAGGCTGGTATCTTTAACGATCTGGGCTCTGGTAGCAATGTCGACGTGTGTGTGATCGAGAAGGACCAGCCCACCCAGTTGCTCCGCAACTACATGAAGCCCAACGAGCGTCCGCAGAAGGAGCGCAACTACCGCTTCCCCCGTGGTACTACTGCTTATTTGGACCAGAGGGTTATCAGCAAGGAAGATATGAAGAAATATGTCACGATCGAAACTCTGTCGGGTAATGATAACCTTGCTACTGGAGACAGCATGGAAGTTGATACTTAGATTCTCTTGGAGATGCACTGGCCAGTGGTCTTCTTGGATTGATTTAATGCACGCATGGGTTTCTTCTGTCTCGCTACGTTTTCGTACGATCTTACTTCAGACAAGATCGCGGACATACTTGTTCGTGGAGATGTGCCACAAGGTTTTGAGCAGGTATGGCCAGGACAGGAAATCGGTGTTTCCAAGAACTCTGTATGTCTCATGTAGATTATATGCTCATCTCAGCACCCTCTGGGCAAGGTAATATTGAAGCAGGGTATCGTGTCGCTCTATTTCTTAGAAATTTTGTGTAAAACTTGATTCACGAACCACATCTACTACCGGTCAAGCCTCGTCTCACCAATCTGAGGCAGGGCAGTGAGCTCTTCAATAACCTCGGAACTTTCAAATTTGCCAACGATCCAAAGGATATACTCATACTGAGTGGGTGATATACGGCGACCGTCACGACGGTACCGGACAACACCAGCATGATACATGGCCCGCACGAACTCCGGATCCACGGGCCCGCCGTGTCTGCGAAGATACCCGTAAAGCCAGTGAACCATATGGAAAGACTGGCACGGAGTCAAGTGCTTGCAGCAGGACAGAGCAACAGCCAGCTGGTTTATGAGGTCGACCGCAGCATGGGGATCGGGGCATTGGCTGGTCCGCAAGCCCGGGTGGTATCGCACAAGGACTTTCTCATTGGGGTGTGGAATGGGCTGCCAGGCTTTGTGGAGGCTGATCTTGAAAGGGGTGTTGTTGTTCAGAAGTCTGAGGATGGGCCAGATGTTCTTTGAGTCCCCTGATCGAACAACGTTCAAGATTTGTTCAACTGTGTCTGGGCTGGTGAGGTTCATGCGATGAAACATTTGGTCGAATGTGGTGTGGAAAAGTCTTCGTATTCCCTTGTATATGGATGGGTTTGTCCACACTTCTGCTAGGGAGAGCTTGGAGGTTTCCAGTTGTTCAAGTGTTTTGCGGGTTGTTTTGGTAATGGAAGTTTTGCCCTTTTTGTTGACGGCTAAGAGCAGAAGGCTGTTGTATGGAAGATCGAGGCCATGGATTTCCCGCATGAAGTCCGGAAAGAAAGCTCCACTGGTATATTGGATCACCGTTTCGTAGAGATTAAGCAGCGAGTAAATCGGTCGATCTGTTACTCTTGCCTTCTGGTTGTACATGGGCCCAGTCGATCGACCAAGCGTTCGTAGAAGCCAGAGTCGCAAAATGATTTGGCGTTGAGTCGAATGGCTTAGAGGGGCATGCTTGATCTGTGTTTGAACGCACGGGAGAGGAAAATCGAACCAAACCTGCGACTTTGCAACGGTCGAAATGACTTCCGCATTTGAGAGGCAATCCCGCCATCTTTCAAGCAATTGGTTTCTGGAGACCCTGTCTGCTGAAGACGATGCCAATGCCTCTGTTACACGAATGACACAGTCCGC
Above is a window of Penicillium digitatum chromosome 2, complete sequence DNA encoding:
- a CDS encoding Nuclear pore complex subunit Nup159, putative, whose product is MAFNFGASNPAGESTSAELGSELPDVFTDEVGFKGVSGDANIRFLPTAWPDNALPAPTSSLLAVAHIKGLVVGAGPDTLVISTTDVVRKSIEAPAGEDMEKTKPFKPIATIPLPSRPTHVAFTPGEDGLILATENGPGISVFDTNALTQGNAQPAISIPTNGVSLRALAPNPDPSSTLVALVTMNGDLLIADLKAGSLLPGPNGPVLKDGVSCASWSNKGKQLIAGLADGTGYQMTPDGTKKAEVPRPSDLEGDCHISSIAWLENDVFFVTYTPNVSEDDMGMNPPSSYYIITRRKQAPFLIQKLPEVCSTMGFMLKRGPAYQFITRIREYKPHLRDVLIVASTASTDLGLITRSDQPLANDDRTKSHVGQFMTTEVSDDTKRASVPLKDSGDETSVIGLAQNLSATENVVAPLPGSDILESSTPLPGVLLLNNDGILSSWWFVYADSIRQNIPYSGLISSDQAMQAHSQPQAVASTPAPTSAQKTTLCQPSFGSLQSFGQSAFSNSAGASPFGSPSAPGASTMGATGLGKQSAPAFSSLSQLGGSTSPFGKTSSPAPAHAFGTPSQPGVSFGTLGTPAQPKFGQSGFGTKGPGFGQSSSPANPFGAKFAASGGGFSPFSGGDGFSSFATVKAGESPFAVTQSKGSPFANASAGQSAFANSSASPFGSKPQVPTSFPPPASSKVKNPFGAAQGGFELKSTFKGDGSAANDLPKANKTSSGSLSFGGSFDEMVSTPRKGSSSPSESMDDAEEIEPVNKETFSIFGGASKPASQTPTSMFSSKTQFSKAMTPAENPKPAFSMFGTTADQKRVTSSLSALSDKTETPKKTWSNTSSINVETPLPPDPITPASYAAEDAPLPPDFTKAKKSSPKADDDAPLPPDFLSKKKIAPKTDDAPLPPDFLTKKPVPKTDDAPLPPDFLTRKQSAPKIDDAPLPPDFLTKPRKSEAAVVPEDAPLPPNFTAKPKTKFFEEATPIPDESDESGISDGDSEAADESDFSDSGEEITHDEAIISKSKQSTHSSFGAVSEQSSTRGFFSSPARNADDQARLPRQLFGEIPKQPLLPPPGPIAQSNREPYRSPSPVRAAPKKNVLFSEKSHGRKGSTGALHSRKASLTQIAQRDGHLRKASDVAREEQEKQARAHAAAQLQEDDVLSLSDDDEDDRLRDELAQPVEPVDTLDPFLPHQNYMCETAKPGIAGQVERLYRDINSMVDTLGINARSMVGFLLHQQPKKPCDIDEWVMVLNSDQPAEILDTNMTFKDIERFEELIASIAQSLNNQRVQGVDEKLDACRDLLTKQVVTLRSQFASIRKTLDAHTDVGTILEAPLSAEQGALQQDVRTTFTNIQVKITALEQAVSLLRAKIADVSQANGTGRNRPTVEAVTKTIATMMSMAEGKSTDIDVLEAQMRKLGVDIAPTGPPSREASPFSTPHKNTAGRIPMTPGSRGSIDGSAYHTPDSVSRGLNFRASINGSVRQSRLRNVEGAGEPALPQEDIVQYKARKLRRQHLKANLKKALEDKQAKSQQLIHTASETLPHSNAFNTHQLYAQIKLPPSMGATKF
- a CDS encoding Proteasome beta subunit, C-terminal, encoding MPGFDFTNYNRNAALHARGVPLPKATSTGTTIVGCIYDKGVVIAADTRATSGPIVADKNCEKLHYISPKIWCAGAGTAADTEFTTALISSNVELHSLSTGRDPRVITCMTMLKQHLFRYQGHIGAYLVVAGVDPTGTGLYTVHAHGSTDKLPYVTMGSGSLAAMSVFESTWQPNLDRQGAIDICAEAIKAGIFNDLGSGSNVDVCVIEKDQPTQLLRNYMKPNERPQKERNYRFPRGTTAYLDQRVISKEDMKKYVTIETLSDALASGLLGLI